The Apium graveolens cultivar Ventura chromosome 6, ASM990537v1, whole genome shotgun sequence genome contains a region encoding:
- the LOC141667539 gene encoding putative LRR receptor-like serine/threonine-protein kinase At1g12460, with product MLDTNMKRLRNLILYIFVLLAYQFAAVCSVTEKEILLQFKGNISSDPYNSFSSWDSNKSVCQDFSGVFCNSAGNVYKILLWNTSLSGILSPALSSLKFLRILSFFGNKFSGNIPTEYGDIDTLWKMNFSSNLLSGQIPDYLGRLSNIRYLDLSRNEYSGEIPSALFINCYNMKFISLSRNKLSGSVPLAIGKCFNLLGVDFSSNNLSGGLPSQICDISSLVYFSVSDNQFAGTVEEQILRCKHLEFLDLASNMFNGSAPFGVLQLSNLTYFNVSYNKFVGMIPNIESCSQRLEILGASSNNFFGEIPRSIMKCSGLKVLDLGYNKLNGSIPINVSDLKRLVVIRLGNNSISGTFVTEFGSIELLQVLDLHNLSLVGEIPDEISNCRFLLELDVSGNALQGNIPNKLYNMSYLVILDLHRNRLNGSIPLTLGNLSKLQLFDLSENSLSGQIPSLRNLLNLIHFNLSYNNLSGVIPSSSTILQFGASAFFHNPGLCGAPLTSCSQNSTIPTTGKSKLLSVSAIVAIVAAAVILTGVGIVTIFNMRVRRLRSDEVTVVVESTPMESADSNVIIGKLVLFSKSLPSKYEDWEAGTKALLDKESLIGGGSIGTVYKTKFEGGILIAVKKLETLGRIRNQDEFEQEIGRLGNLRHPNLVSFQGYYWSTSMHLVLSEFIPNGNLYDNLYGLNYPSTSTSFGNSSLNWSKRYLIALGIAKALAYLHHDCKPPVLHLNIKSANILLDENFKPKLSDFGLVKFLPLLNNSGITKFHNAVGYIAPELAHNLRSSEKCDVYSFGVLVLELVTGKKPVENHQNEVVILCEYVRRLIESGNASDCFDRSLHGFVENELIQVIKLGLICSSEMPSRRPSMSEAVQILESVRSQSDSLLL from the exons ATGCTGGACACAAACATGAAAAGATTACGAAATCTTATTCTTTACATTTTTGTGTTGCTTGCATATCAGTTTGCAGCAGTATGTTCAGTCACTGAGAAGGAGATCTTGCTGCAATTCAAAGGTAACATTTCTAGCGATCCTTACAATAGTTTCAGTTCATGGGATTCAAATAAGAGCGTTTGCCAAGATTTCAGCGGTGTGTTTTGTAATTCAGCTGGAAATGTATATAAAATTCTGTTGTGGAATACTAGTTTGAGCGGCATTTTGTCACCAGCCTTGTCAAGTTTAAAATTTTTGCGAATTCTTTCATTTTTTGGAAATAAATTTTCTGGAAACATTCCAACCGAGTATGGTGATATTGATACATTATGGAAGATGAATTTTAGTTCCAATCTGTTATCAGGGCAAATCCCAGATTATCTTGGGAGATTGTCAAATATTCGGTATCTTGATTTGTCAAGAAATGAATACAGTGGAGAGATTCCTTCAGCATTATTTATAAACTGTTACAATATGAAGTTCATTTCTCTGTCAAGAAATAAACTTTCCGGTTCAGTTCCTCTAGCCATTGGAAAATGCTTCAATCTTCTTGGGGTGGATTTTTCATCCAACAATCTTAGCGGTGGCTTGCCTTCACAAATTTGTGATATTTCAAGTTTAGTGTACTTCTCTGTGAGTGATAATCAGTTTGCAGGAACTGTTGAGGAACAAATTTTGCGGTGTAAACACTTGGAATTTTTGGATCTTGCTAGCAATATGTTTAATGGGTCAGCCCCTTTTGGTGTTCTTCAATTAAGTAATCTTACTTATTTCAATGTTTCGTATAATAAGTTTGTGGGGATGATCCCAAATATTGAATCTTGTAGCCAGAGATTAGAAATATTAGGTGCATCAAGTAATAACTTTTTTGGTGAGATCCCAAGGAGCATCATGAAATGCAGTGGCTTGAAGGTTTTGGATCTTGGGTATAATAAGTTAAATGGAAGTATTCCAATTAACGTTTCCGACTTAAAGAGGCTTGTTGTTATTCGATTGGGGAATAATTCGATTAGTGGAACTTTTGTTACAGAATTTGGAAGTATTGAATTACTTCAAGTTCTGGATTTGCACAATCTTAGCCTTGTTGGTGAAATTCCAGATGAGATAAGTAATTGCAGGTTTCTGCTTGAACT GGATGTTTCGGGTAATGCTTTGCAGGGAAATATTCCAAACAAACTTTACAACATGTCTTATCTTGTAATTCTTGATCTGCACCGAAACAGGCTAAACGGAAGCATTCCATTAACTCTTGGAAATTTGTCAAAGCTCCAGCTATTTGATCTATCAGAAAATTCGCTCTCAGGCCAAATTCCTTCACTGCGGAATCTGTTAAACTTAATTCATTTTAATCTCTCTTACAACAACCTATCAGGTGTTATACCATCCTCTTCCACCATCCTGCAATTCGGAGCATCAGCATTTTTTCACAATCCAGGACTATGTGGTGCTCCACTTACATCTTGTTCGCAGAATAGCACCATTCCCACGACAGGAAAATCTAAACTTTTAAGTGTTTCGGCCATTGTTGCTATTGTTGCAGCTGCAGTGATTCTCACTGGTGTTGGAATAGTAACCATTTTCAACATGAGGGTCCGTCGTTTGAGAAGTGATGAAGTGACAGTGGTTGTAGAAAGTACACCAATGGAATCAGCAGATTCAAATGTCATAATTGGAAAATTAGTCCTTTTTAGCAAAAGTTTGCCCTCAAAGTATGAGGACTGGGAAGCTGGCACCAAAGCGTTACTGGACAAGGAGTCCCTAATAGGCGGGGGTTCGATTGGAACAGTCTACAAGACAAAATTTGAAGGTGGGATATTAATTGCAGTGAAGAAGTTAGAAACTTTAGGAAGGATCCGGAACCAGGATGAATTCGAGCAAGAAATTGGACGGTTAGGAAATCTTCGACACCCTAATCTTGTTTCTTTTCAAGGTTATTATTGGTCCACTAGCATGCACTTAGTTTTGTCGGAATTTATTCCTAATGGAAATTTATACGACAATCTTTATGGACTTAATTATCCTAGCACTAGCACGAGTTTCGGTAATAGTAGCTTGAACTGGTCTAAAAGGTACCTCATTGCTTTAGGGATTGCAAAAGCTCTTGCCTATCTTCACCATGATTGTAAACCTCCAGTTCTTCATCTTAACATCAAGTCGGCTAATATCCTACTAGACGAAAATTTCAAGCCAAAGTTATCTGATTTTGGGTTAGTAAAGTTCCTCCCTTTGCTCAATAACAGTGGAATCACAAAATTTCACAATGCTGTTGGATACATTGCTCCAGAGTTGGCACATAACTTAAGGTCAAGTGAAAAATGTGATGTTTATAGCTTTGGAGTACTGGTATTGGAGCTTGTTACAGGTAAAAAACCGGTGGAAAATCATCAAAATGAAGTGGTgattttgtgtgaatatgtaaGGAGATTGATTGAGAGTGGTAATGCTTCAGATTGTTTCGATAGAAGTTTGCATGGTTTTGTAGAGAACGAGTTAATTCAAGTGATAAAGTTGGGATTAATTTGTAGTTCTGAAATGCCTTCCAGGAGACCAAGCATGTCTGAGGCAGTTCAGATTCTCGAGTCTGTTAGATCACAGTCGGATTCTTTATTATTGTAA
- the LOC141667541 gene encoding 1-aminocyclopropane-1-carboxylate synthase 6-like, with protein sequence MEIVFVKLLMIYQKISCSNSKWAMYDQVFYKSSKIVPTASAASAIKMLSFCLADAGNAFLVPSPYDPELDRAVQWRTGVEIIPVPCCSVDNFNLSRTALDRAFDQADERGLNIRGVIISNPLNPVGSLQDGKTFENVLGFATEKNIHVICIETLAGYRYGEDDYFNSMVDIIDSGHYDRDRNHVVCDISGNLSLTGFSLGVVYTYNDAVLAAAEKLTEFTSISIPAHQLLVSFLSNRRYTRLFLDKNDDRLEIMHSKCMAGLEQLGIEFVKTSKGFYCWADMRKFMSSNDEKGELELWEKLLNVSKINVTPGSSRHCIEPGWFRFCFTTLKLEEIPIVMERIQRVTGSLISQS encoded by the exons ATGGAGATAGTATTTGTGAAATTACTGATGATTTATCAAAAGATAAGTTGCAGCAACTCAAAgtg GGCCATGTATGACCAAGTCTTCTACAAATCATCAAAAATAGTACCAACAGCTAGTGCAGCTTCTGCAATTAAGATGCTTAGCTTCTGCTTGGCAGATGCGGGGAATGCTTTCCTTGTTCCATCACCATATGACCCAGA GCTTGACAGGGCTGTACAGTGGCGTACCGGGGTCGAGATTATACCAGTTCCATGCTGCAGTGTGGACAACTTCAATCTGAGTAGAACTGCCCTTGACAGAGCCTTCGATCAGGCAGATGAACGCGGTCTTAACATTCGTGGAGTTATAATTTCAAACCCATTAAATCCAGTAGGCAGTTTGCAGGACGGGAAAACATTTGAGAACGTTTTAGGCTTTGCTACTGAAAAGAATATTCATGTCATCTGCATTGAAACGCTGGCTGGATACAGATATGGTGAAGATGATTATTTTAACAGTATGGTAGACATCATTGATTCAGGACATTATGACCGTGACAGAAACCATGTAGTTTGTGATATTTCGGGAAACCTATCACTCACTGGTTTCAGTTTGGGGGTTGTTTATACATATAATGATGCTGTTTTGGCTGCAGCTGAGAAACTTACAGAATTCACGTCTATTTCGATTCCAGCTCATCAGTTACTTGTAAGCTTCCTTTCGAATCGAAGATATACTCGGTTGTTCTTAGACAAAAACGATGATAGGCTTGAAATAATGCATAGTAAATGTATGGCTGGGTTGGAGCAATTGGGTATTGAGTTTGTGAAAACCAGTAAAGGCTTCTACTGTTGGGCTGATATGAGAAAGTTTATGAGCTCAAATGATGAGAAAGGAGAGCTAGAACTTTGGGAGAAGTTGTTAAATGTTTCAAAGATTAACGTAACTCCTGGTTCCTCCCGTCACTGTATAGAACCTGGATGGTTCCGGTTTTGTTTCACCACATTGAAGCTAGAGGAAATTCCGATAGTCATGGAACGTATTCAAAGAGTTACTGGATCTCTGATATCTCAGAGCTGA
- the LOC141665394 gene encoding 1-aminocyclopropane-1-carboxylate synthase 6-like produces MVAGSSHGDDQFVSMVDIIDSGDFDSNRIHVVYNISGDLSLTGFSVGAVYTYNDIVLAAAEKFSKFSSISVPSHQLLVSMLSNQKFIQIFVETNTGRLKRMHAEFVAGLKQLGIECMKSSGGFYCWADMRKFISSYNETGELELWDKLLNVSKINVTPGSSCHCIEPGWFRFCFTALKVKEIPIVMERIQRVTGSLISQR; encoded by the coding sequence ATGGTAGCAGGATCTAGTCATGGTGATGATCAGTTTGTCAGTATGGTAGACATTATTGATTCCGGAGATTTTGACAGCAACAGAATTCATGTAGTTTATAATATTTCAGGAGACCTTTCTCTTACTGGTTTCAGTGTGGGTGCTGTTTATACATATAATGATATTGTTTTGGCTGCAGCTGAGAAATTTTCAAAATTCTCATCTATTTCCGTTCCATCTCATCAATTACTTGTATCCATGCTCTCTAATCAAAAATTTATTCAGATTTTCGTGGAGACAAATACAGGAAGGCTCAAAAGGATGCATGCTGAATTTGTGGCCGGGTTGAAGCAGTTGGGAATTGAGTGCATGAAAAGCAGTGGAGGCTTCTACTGCTGGGCTGACATGAGAAAGTTTATCAGCTCATATAATGAGACAGGAGAGCTAGAGCTCTGGGACAAGTTGTTAAATGTTTCAAAGATTAATGTAACTCCTGGTTCCTCTTGTCACTGTATCGAACCTGGATGGTTCCGGTTTTGTTTCACTGCATTGAAGGTAAAGGAAATCCCAATAGTCATGGAACGTATTCAGAGAGTTACTGGGTCCTTAATATCTCAGAGATAG